In Oryza sativa Japonica Group chromosome 11, ASM3414082v1, the following are encoded in one genomic region:
- the LOC4349570 gene encoding cation/H(+) antiporter 15: protein MAGANASTVKPVVAACYDNNLVNSQGMFLGDEPLRFALPLLLVQVSIILILSAAAHHVLRRLGQCRFVTHMLVGIFLGPSVLGRNPHLRTALFSERGTYILESVSLVALILFLFSMAVKTDLTLLRRPTARALAVGLAGSLVPLAVTLPVFHALSPSLPADLRGSSLITELAVRLSLSSFPVVADALAELDLLNSELGRVALNASLITDVTSWFLRACFAAAFLITQAKSPLFTAKVLASFAAFVLFVFFVARPAGRYIARKRTPPGDLLSEGSFVLVVIAALLSALVTDVIGFKFMIGPMMLGLALPGGMPIGATLTERLDSFFIALFLPVYMALAGYRTDLAELSLIGVSAEHEEKFCALELFVALCVAGKMVGCVAAGLFFSMPFREATVLALMLNIRGIVEVAAINNWGDTMKATAEHYSTLTLSMVVITAVATPLIKLLYDPSGRFARAKRRTMEESRPNAELRVMACLFSEDHAAPLLDLIEASGSSRDAPVSLIVLHLTELVGHAASVLKPHRKSRSSCGNPTPSDRIVNAFRYFEQQAPLGAVTVSPYVVASPYSSMQHDVCLLAHSRKANLILLPFHKSSDGARSTANNAIRGINRSVMQYAPCSVGILIDHGVAAGSACATASNSTLQRVALYFLGGADDREALAYVARMAECGLVAVTVVRLKLRDWVGMGGRDEMRDEEALQEFWQRYSCAGAERVAYVEKTVEDGEGTASVVRAMSDKFDLLVVGRREGGGDGAEGSSAAALTSGLSEWSEFPELGVLGDMLASADFAAKVSILVVQQQAATRNDADY from the coding sequence ATGGCGGGTGCAAACGCGTCGACGGTgaagccggtggtggcggcgtgcTACGACAACAACCTGGTGAACTCGCAGGGGATGTTCCTGGGCGACGAGCCGCTGCGCTTcgccctcccgctcctcctGGTGCAGGTCTCCatcatcctcatcctctccgccgccgcccaccacgtcctccgccgcctcggccaGTGCCGCTTCGTGACCCACATGCTCGTCGGCATCTTCCTCGGCCCCTCCGTCCTCGGCCGCAACCCCCACCTCCGCACCGCCCTCTTCTCCGAGCGCGGCACCTACATCCTCGAGAGCGTCTCCCTCGTCGCCctcatcctcttcctcttctccatgGCCGTCAAGACCGACCtcaccctcctccgccgccccaccgcccgagccctcgccgtcggcctcgccggcTCCCTCGTCCCCCTCGCCGTCACCCTCCCCGTCTTCCACGCCCTCagcccctccctccccgccgaCCTCCGCGGCTCCTCCCTCATCACCGAGCTCGCCgtccgcctctccctctcctccttccccgtcgtcgccgacgccctCGCCGAGCTCGACCTCCTCAACTCCGAGCTCGGCCGCGTCGCCCTCAACGCCTCCCTCATCACCGACGTCACCTCCTGGTTCCTCCGCgcctgcttcgccgccgccttcctcatcACCCAGGCTAAGTCCCCGCTCTTCACCGCCAAGGTCctcgcctccttcgccgccttcgtcctcttcgtcttcttcgTCGCCCGCCCCGCCGGCCGCTACATCGCCCGCAAGCGCACCCCGCCCGGGGACCTCCTCTCCGAGGGCTCCttcgtcctcgtcgtcatcgccgcgcTGCTCTCCGCGCTCGTCACCGACGTCATCGGCTTCAAGTTTATGATCGGCCCCATGATGCTGGGCCTCGCGCTCCCCGGCGGCATGCCCATCGGCGCCACCCTCACGGAGCGCCTCGACTCCTTCTTCATCGCGCTCTTCCTCCCGGTCTACATGGCGCTCGCCGGCTACCGCACCGACCTGGCGGAGCTGAGCCTGATAGGCGTCAGCGCGGAGCACGAGGAGAAGTTCTGCGCGCTGGAGCTGTTCGTGGCGCTGTGCGTGGCCGGCAAGATGGTGGGGTGCGTCGCGGCGGGGCTCTTCTTCTCCATGCCGTTCCGGGAGGCCACCGTGCTGGCGCTGATGCTCAACATCCGGGGCATCGTGGAGGTGGCCGCCATCAACAACTGGGGGGACACGAtgaaggcgacggcggagcactACTCGACGCTGACGCTGTCGATGGTGGTCatcacggcggtggcgacgccgCTGATCAAGCTGCTGTACGACCCGTCGGGGAGGTTCGCGCGGGCGAAGCGGCGGACCATGGAGGAGTCGCGGCCCAACGCGGAGCTGCGGGTGATGGCCTGCCTCTTCAGCGAGGACCACGCGGCGCCGCTGCTGGACCTGATCGAGGCGTCGGGGTCGTCGCGCGACGCCCCCGTGTCGCTGATCGTGCTCCACCTGACGGAGCTGGTGGGGCACGCGGCGTCCGTGCTGAAGCCGCACAGGAAGTCCCGGAGCAGCTGCGGCAACCCGACGCCGTCGGACCGCATCGTGAACGCGTTCCGCTACTTCGAGCAGCAGGCGCCGCTGGGGGCGGTGACGGTGAGCCCGTACGTGGTGGCGTCGCCGTACAGCAGCATGCAGCACGACGTGTGCCTCCTGGCGCACAGCCGCAAGGCCAACCTCATCCTGCTCCCCTTCCACAAGTCCTCGGACGGCGCCCGGAGCACCGCCAACAACGCCATCCGCGGCATCAACCGGTCGGTGATGCAGTACGCGCCGTGCTCGGTGGGCATCCTGATCGACCACGGGGTGGCGGCGGGGTCGGCGTGCGCCACGGCGTCCAACAGCACGCTGCAGCGGGTGGCGCTCTACTTCctgggcggcgccgacgaccggGAGGCGCTGGCGTACGTGGCGCGGATGGCGGAGTGCGGTTTGGtggcggtgacggtggtgcgGCTGAAGCTGCGGGACTGGGTGGGGATGGGGGGCCGCGACGAGATGAGGGACGAGGAGGCGCTGCAGGAGTTCTGGCAGAGGTACAGCTGCGCGGGCGCGGAGAGGGTGGCGTACGTGGAGAAGACGGTGGAGGACGGGGAGGGGACGGCGTCGGTGGTGCGCGCCATGAGCGACAAGTTCGACCTGCTGGTGGTTGGtaggagagagggcggcggcgacggcgcggaggggtcgtcggcggcggcgctgacgaGCGGGCTGTCGGAGTGGAGCGAGTTCCCGGAGCTGGGAGTGCTGGGCGACATGCTTGCCTCCGCCGACTTCGCGGCCAAGGTCTCTATCCTCGTCGTCCAGCAGCAGGCCGCCACCAGGAACGACGCCGATTACTGA
- the LOC4349571 gene encoding probable staphylococcal-like nuclease CAN2, with amino-acid sequence MGNILRCFKGDDDGGDHYPYYKPTSRPHYQPPHYHGQPAAPPAPLQQQHLGPHGVTPSTVGVAALAHDLLNFESTSMVPDGLSQHVVSSRKAQVKWYQKLLEAYKNTTPPPKTPANAAQLIARALNMIQRADLEGILEFYNLPIPSLPTASSNYQPSLLPEGVQFVLNTLPVYDKCIGDGDGFTAYVPTTDPRESANVPLEVHELVIARTQARKCRDYQSADALLSSLDEAGYKIISCSDDEVLARKYRIRMRGIDAPELKMPYGKESRTALVKLIGGKSVKIYVYDLDQFGRYVGDIYCNNLFIQEQMLKNGHAWHFKTYDKRPEFARWEREARAANRGLWASGNPEKPWDWRRDQRNARQDAIQVY; translated from the exons ATGGGGAACATCCTCCGGTGCTTCAAGGGAGACGACGATGGCGGTGATCACTATCCCTACTACAAGCCAACCTCCAGGCCACACTACCAGCCTCCTCACTACCATGGTCAACCTGcagcccccccagctccactccAGCAGCAGCATCTCGGCCCCCATGGCGTCACGCCGTCcaccgtcggcgtcgccgccctGGCGCACGATCTCCTCAACTTCGAATCCACATCCATG GTTCCTGATGGCCTCAGTCAGCACGTTGTATCATCCAGGAAAGCACAAGTTAAATG GTACCAGAAACTGTTGGAGGCGTATAAGAATACAACACCTCCACCAAAAACACCAGCAAATGCTGCTCAGCTAATTGCAAGAGCCCTTAATATGATCCAGAGAGCTGATTTGGAG GGTATTCTTGAATTTTACAACCTTCCGATCCCATCACTCCCCACAGCATCGTCAAACTACCAACCATCCTTGCTACCAGAGGGCGTGCAGTTTGTGCTAAACACTTTGCCG GTTTATGACAAGTGCATTGGAGATGGTGATGGATTTACTGCATATGTTCCCACAACGGATCCGAGGGAATCTGCAAATGTGCCATTGGAAGTGCATGAGTTGGTGATAGCAAGAACTCAAGCACGCAAATGTAGGGATTACCAGAGTGCTGATGCTCTTCTAAGCAGCCTTGATGAAGCTGGATACAA GATAATATCTTGTTCAGATGACGAGGTCCTCGCAAGGAAATACAGAATAAGAATGAG GGGAATTGATGCACCGGAGCTTAAGATGCCCTACGGGAAGGAATCACGGACTGCGTTGGTGAAACTAATTGGTGGGAAGAGCGTCAAAATTTATGTATATGATCTGGACCAGTTTGGGCGCTACGTTGGTGATATCTATTGCAATAATTTGTTCATTCAG GAGCAAATGTTGAAGAATGGCCACGCATGGCACTTCAAGACTTATGATAAACGCCCAGAGTTTGCAAGA TGGGAGAGAGAGGCAAGAGCTGCAAACCGAGGGCTTTGGGCGTCAGGGAATCCTGAGAAACCATGGGATTGGAGAAGAGACCAACGCAACGCAAGACAGGACGCCATCCAGGTGTACTGA
- the LOC107277707 gene encoding putative pentatricopeptide repeat-containing protein At3g08820: MSGDAIRRLLLAGVAPSNRLPPLTVKLLHARLLRLDLLAGLSSLLLRALTSSALHLHALRVHCLLPNPSHLTIPIALKSASRLPHPLRAGEQLHARSLKLPSHTNPHVLTSLLSLYAKCGLLHRAQRVFDEMPHPSTVPWTALITAYMDAGDLREAVHVARNAFANGMRPDSFTAVRVLTACARIADLATGETVWRAAEQEGVAQSVFVATAAVDLYVKCGEMAKAREVFDKMRHKDAVAWGAMVGGYASNGHPREALDLFLAMQAEGMKPDCYAVAGALSACTRLGALDLGRQAIRMVDWDEFLDNPVLGTALIDMYAKCGSTVEAWVVFQQMRKKDIIVWNAMILGLGMTGHEKIAFALVGQMEKSGVKLNDNTFIGLLCSCTHTGLIQDGRRYFHNMTKLYHISPRIEHYGCMVDLLSRAGLLQEAHQLVDDMPMPANAVILGALLGGCKIHRNTELAEHVLKQLILLEPWNSGNYVMLSNIYSNRGRWEDAAKLRLDMKAKGVEKVPACSWVEFEGKVHEFRVGDKSHPLSDQIYKKLDELGLEMKTMGYEPTTEVVMFDVEDEEKEHTLVHHSEKLAIAFNLLITGPGETIRVTKNLRVCSDCHTAIKLVSRITHREIIVRDNNRFHCFRDGSCSCNDYW; encoded by the coding sequence ATGTCTGGCGATGCCATCAGGCGGCtactcctcgccggcgtcgcccctagcaaccgcctcccgccgctcaCCGTCAAGCTCCTCCacgcccgcctcctccgcctcgaccTCCTCGCTGGCCTCtcctcgctcctcctccgcgccctcACCTCCTCCGCCCTTCACCTCCACGCGCTCCGCGTCCACTGCCTCCTCCCCAACCCCTCCCACCTCACCATCCCCATCGCCCTCAAGTCGGCCTCCCGCCTTCCGCACCCTCTCCGCGCGGGCGAGCAGCTCCACGCGCGCTCCCTCAAGCTTCCCTCCCACACCAACCCCCACGTCCTCACCTCCCTCCTCAGCCTATACGCAAAATGCGGCCTCCTACATCGAGCCCAgagggtgttcgacgaaatgccacACCCCAGCACCGTCCCCTGGACCGCTCTCATCACTGCCTACATGGATGCTGGGGACCTCAGGGAAGCCGTCCATGTCGCAAGGAATGCTTTTGCGAATGGTATGCGACCGGACAGCTTCACGGCCGTGCGTGTCCTGACTGCGTGTGCTCGGATTGCGGATTTGGCAACTGGGGAGACTGTTTGGAGGGCTGCCGAGCAGGAGGGCGTTGCACAGAGCGTGTTCGTGGCCACTGCGGCGGTAGATTTGTATGTCAAGTGTGGGGAGATGGCAAAGGCAAGGGAGGTGTTTGACAAGATGCGGCACAAGGATGCAGTGGCCTGGGGCGCCATGGTTGGGGGATATGCTTCCAACGGCCACCCACGAGAGGCTCTGGACCTTTTCCTTGCAATGCAGGCAGAGGGAATGAAGCCAGATTGCTATGCAGTAGCTGGGGCGCTATCAGCCTGCACAAGGTTGGGTGCATTGGATCTGGGACGGCAGGCAATCAGGATGGTGGACTGGGATGAGTTTCTTGACAATCCAGTCCTAGGGACTGCATTGATTGATATGTACGCCAAGTGTGGGAGCACGGTCGAGGCATGGGTGGTGTTCCAGCAAATGAGGAAGAAGGACATTATTGTTTGGAATGCCATGATCTTGGGGCTTGGCATGACTGGCCATGAAAAGATTGCATTTGCCCTTGTTGGTCAGATGGAGAAGTCTGGCGTGAAATTGAATGACAATACTTTCATTGGCTTGCTCTGCAGCTGTACACACACTGGCCTCATTCAAGATGGGCGACGGTATTTCCATAACATGACTAAGTTATACCACATCAGCCCTAGGATTGAGCATTACGGTTGTATGGTCGATCTGCTCAGTCGCGCTGGGTTGTTGCAGGAGGCTCATCAACTTGTTGATGACATGCCAATGCCAGCAAATGCTGTTATATTGGGTGCACTTCTTGGTGGCTGCAAGATTCACCGAAACACGGAGCTTGCTGAACATGTTTTGAAGCAGCTCATTCTACTGGAGCCCTGGAATTCTGGGAACTATGTAATGCTCTCCAACATATACTCTAACAGAGGCAGATGGGAGGATGCAGCGAAGCTTAGATTGGACATGAAAGCAAAAGGGGTCGAGAAGGTTCCTGCATGCAGCTGGGTTGAGTTTGAAGGTAAGGTCCATGAATTCCGTGTCGGAGACAAGTCGCATCCTCTTTCAGATCAGATTTACAAAAAGCTCGACGAATTAGGATTGGAAATGAAAACCATGGGTTATGAACCAACAACAGAAGTGGTGATGTTTGATGTTGAAGATGAAGAGAAGGAGCACACACTAGTGCATCATAGTGAGAAACTAGCAATTGCATTTAACCTTCTCATCACTGGACCAGGGGAGACCATTAGGGTCACCAAGAACCTCAGAGTTTGCAGTGACTGTCACACTGCAATTAAACTCGTATCGAGGATAACTCATCGGGAGATCATTGTCCGAGATAACAATCGATTTCATTGTTTTAGAGATGGTTCTTGCTCCTGCAATGACTATTGGTAG
- the LOC4349572 gene encoding uncharacterized protein — protein MEPQEQHQEPVNDGLQKQEQHKKHKEKKKERLLDFLRAAPSKAPWFSFSGAAFLTRLASLRTTNNPAASRRLPAFVRSVDWRALRAKCLAWAKHPMNAALLIWLAFVAGGVAFVFLLMTGALNSAVPAASRRRRWTEVANQMLNALFTIMCVYQHPKLCHHLALLLRWRAADVAELRALYCKNGAAGLRRERLHVAAVVLLFHATCFAQYGYCALFWFFGRDNRPDLAVNLCMALGLGFPIVAALYMVYGPLGRKIVLIPASTDDEENLNSQVDEANAIAVTAQCDSNRNRAVVAKPEWAGGLFDVGDDPTVAALSLSCTFCVFGWNMERLGLGNMYVHVFTFALLCAAPVLVFAVAALNVHDDTLRFVVGAAGALLSVLGLTYGGFWRAQMRRRFGLPAHRWSMCGGRATAADYGKWLCCAPCALAQEVRTANLYDVEEDVLYAKGGEEEEEEEAAMAPLEREGCIVAVDAPPLPMRVEEKDYVVLDMGQ, from the coding sequence ATGGAACCACAAGAACAGCATCAAGAACCAGTGAACGATGGGCTGCAGAAGCAGGAGCAGCACAAGAAGcacaaggagaagaagaaggagaggcTCCTCGACTTCCTCCGGGCAGCGCCGTCCAAGGCGCCATGGTTCTccttctccggcgccgccttCCTCACCCGCCTCGCCTCCCTCCGCACCACAAACAATCCTGCTGCTTCCCGCCGCTTGCCGGCGTTCGTCCGCTCCGTCGACTGGCGCGCCCTCCGCGCCAAGTGCCTCGCGTGGGCCAAGCACCCAATGAACGCGGCTCTGCTCATctggctcgccttcgtcgccggcggcgtcgccttcgtcttcctcctcatgACCGGCGCGCTCAACTCCGCCgtgcccgccgcctcgcgccgccgccgatggaccGAGGTGGCCAACCAGATGCTCAACGCGCTCTTCACCATCATGTGCGTCTACCAGCATCCCAAGCTCTGCCACCACCTCGCGCTACTCCTCCGATGgcgcgccgccgacgtcgccgagcTCCGTGCCCTCTACTGCAagaacggcgccgccggcctgcgCCGCGAGCGCCTCCACGTGGCCGCCGTCGTGCTGCTGTTCCACGCCACGTGCTTCGCGCAGTACGGCTACTGCGCGCTCTTCTGGTTCTTCGGAAGAGACAACCGCCCGGACTTGGCCGTCAACCTCTGCATGGCGCTCGGCCTCGGCTTCCCCATCGTCGCCGCCTTGTACATGGTGTACGGCCCGCTCGGCCGGAAGATCGTGCTGATCCCGGCGTCcaccgacgacgaggagaaCTTGAACTCGCAGGTCGACGAGGCGAACGCGATCGCGGTGACGGCGCAGTGTGACAGCAACAGAAACAGGGCGGTGGTCGCGAAGCCGGAGTGGGCCGGCGGGCTGTtcgacgtcggcgacgacccgacggtggcggcgctgtCGCTGTCGTGCACGTTCTGCGTGTTCGGGTGGAACATGGAGCGCCTGGGGCTCGGCAACATGTACGTGCACGTCTTCACGTTCGCGCTGCTGTGCGCGGCGCCGGTGCTGGTgttcgcggtggcggcgctcaACGTCCACGACGACACGCTGCGGTTCGTCGTGGGCGCCGCGGGCGCCTTGCTGTCCGTGCTGGGCCTCACGTACGGCGGGTTCTGGCGCGCGCAGATGCGGAGGCGCTTCGGGCTGCCAGCGCACCGCTGGTCCATGTGCGGCGGGCGGGCCACGGCGGCGGACTACGGCAAGTGGCTGTGCTGCGCGCCGTGCGCGCTGGCGCAGGAGGTGAGGACGGCCAACCTGTACGACGTGGAGGAGGACGTGCTGTACGCCAAaggtggcgaggaggaggaggaggaggaggcggcaatGGCGCCTTTGGAGAGAGAAGGCTGCATCGTCGCCGTTGATGCGCCGCCGCTACCGATGAGAGTCGAAGAGAAGGACTATGTCGTGTTAGACATGGGTCAATGA